A region from the Rosa rugosa chromosome 6, drRosRugo1.1, whole genome shotgun sequence genome encodes:
- the LOC133716926 gene encoding G-type lectin S-receptor-like serine/threonine-protein kinase LECRK4, with protein MAFSVLHLFGLYLVVQPFCVAAAAADQTANISLGSSLTASDNSKSWHSPSGEFAFGFRRIGDQDLFLLAIWYDKIPEKTIVWYANGDNPAPKGSKVELTKDGHFRLTSPRKEEIWSQPVISGVANYAAMLDSGNFVLSNQNSSAPLWQSFKDPRDTILPTQVLEIGEKLSSRQTATNYSKGQFQLQFKQAGTLELYLIALPTEQAYSSYYISKTSDAADPMNSGYQLAFNESGQVNVVLRNGNIVTLSNKTASPSRDYYFRATLDSDGLFTQYAHSKSPKNGNWTPWISLWSIPENICSDSTGNEGGGPCGYNHYKKTTFLVVNSYCRLDANTRPICECVPGFSPLDPEYKLRGCKQDRINSCEPQDVYVIRELQSTFWPTSVNYEDLRGLSEDNCSRNCLDDCNCVVAVIFDGGCKKKKLPLSNGKVDWNMYGKALVKVPKSADAFENPASRDSSAEKKDQKTLVLVGVLLLGSSVFLNFLFVAAIALLIFYTYRKTHGVITSTSSIMDGNLRAFTYKELEEATDGFREQLGRGAFGTVYKGIISSISSTNYVAIKKLDKVAQQGEKEFKAEASAIAKTHHKNLVRLLGFCDEGENKLLVYEFMSNGTLASFLFGISRPDWNKRIQIAFGIARGLMYLHEECSTQIIHCDIKPPNILLDDSFTARISDFGLAKLLLSDQTLTHTVIRGTRGYVAPEWFRNTPVTAKVDVYSYGVMLLEIICCRRSLEMERENEEEVILTDWVYDCYTQRRLNKMIEDDEEARNDMKRLERLVMVAIWCIQEDPSLRPTMKKVTQMLEGVVDVSVPPSPSPFSSIC; from the exons ATGGCCTTCTCGGTTCTCCACTTGTTTGGCCTTTACCTTGTCGTCCAACCATTTTGtgtagctgctgctgctgctgatcAAACTGCAAATATAAGCTTGGGGTCGTCCCTAACTGCATCAGACAACTCTAAATCGTGGCATTCTCCCTCCGGGGAATTTGCGTTTGGATTTCGCCGGATTGGTGATCAGGACCTCTTCTTGCTTGCCATATGGTATGACAAGATACCAGAAAAGACTATTGTTTGGTACGCAAATGGAGACAATCCAGCACCAAAAGGATCCAAAGTGGAGCTCACAAAGGATGGTCATTTCAGGCTCACTAGCCCTCGGAAAGAAGAAATCTGGTCCCAGCCTGTTATTAGTGgagttgctaattatgctgccATGCTTGACTCAGGCAACTTTGTTCTTTCAAACCAGAATTCATCAGCTCCTTTATGGCAGAGCTTCAAAGACCCCAGAGACACCATTTTACCAACCCAAGTTTTGGAAATTGGAGAAAAGCTATCTTCCAGGCAGACTGCCACCAACTACTCAAAGGGCCAGTTTCAACTCCAATTTAAACAAGCCGGTACTCTTGAGCTGTATCTCATAGCCTTGCCTACAGAGCAAGCATATTCATCATACTACATAAGCAAAACATCGGATGCAGCTGATCCAATGAACTCTGGTTATCAGCTAGCCTTCAATGAGTCAGGTCAAGTCAATGTTGTTCTGAGGAATGGAAATATAGTAACCCTCTCAAACAAAACAGCATCCCCATCAAGAGATTACTATTTCAGAGCAACACTAGATTCCGATGGGCTTTTTACCCAATACGCTCATTCGAAGTCCCCAAAAAATGGGAATTGGACACCCTGGATTTCTCTGTGGTCTATCCCAGAAAATATTTGCTCGGATTCAACTGGAAACGAGGGCGGCGGGCCATGTGGATATAaccactacaagaaa ActacttttcttgtagtgaaCAGTTACTGCAGACTTGATGCAAACACAAGGCCAATTTGTGAATGCGTTCCTGGCTTTTCTCCTTTAGATCCCGAATATAAGTTGCGCGGCTGCAAACAAGACAGGATAAACAGTTGTGAACCACAAGATGTGTATGTGATCCGTGAGCTACAAAGTACTTTCTGGCCCACTTCTGTAAACTATGAAGATTTGCGGGGACTCAGTGAAGATAATTGTAGCAGAAACTGCCTCGACGATTGTAACTGTGTCGTGGCTGTTATATTCGATGGGGGctgcaagaagaagaaactgCCACTCTCGAATGGAAAGGTAGACTGGAATATGTACGGCAAGGCTCTCGTCAAAGTACCAAAATCTGCTGATGCTTTTGAGAATCCTGCATCTCGAGATTCAAGCGCAGAAAAGAAAGATCAGAAAACTCTCGTCTTAGTAGGAGTACTCCTTCTAGGTAGCTCTGTGTTTCTCAACTTCTTATTTGTTGCAGCAATTGCTTTGCTTATTTTCTACACATACCGAAAAACACATGGGGTTATCACTAGCACATCAAGTATTATGGACGGAAATCTACGCGCTTTTACTTACAAAGAGCTCGAAGAAGCCACAGATGGTTTCAGAGAACAACTTGGAAGAGGGGCTTTTGGCACTGTGTACAAGGGAATCATATCATCTATAAGCTCAACAAACTATGTGGCAATCAAGAAGTTGGACAAGGTGGCACAACAAGGTGAAAAGGAATTCAAAGCAGAAGCGAGTGCAATAGCCAAGACCCATCACAAAAACCTCGTCAGATTGCTCGGCTTTTGTGATGAAGGGGAAAATAAACTCCTAGTCTATGAGTTTATGAGCAATGGAACACTGGCTAGCTTTCTGTTTGGGATTTCAAGGCCTGATTGGAACAAACGGATCCAAATTGCGTTTGGTATTGCCAGAGGGCTAATGTACTTACACGAGGAGTGTAGCACTCAGATCATCCACTGTGATATCAAACCCCCCAACATACTTCTCGATGATTCATTTACAGCAAGGATTTCGGATTTCGGATTGGCAAAGCTTCTGCTAAGTGATCAAACTCTGACTCATACAGTCATTAGAGGGACCAGAGGGTATGTTGCACCAGAATGGTTCAGAAATACTCCAGTTACTGCAAAGGTTGATGTTTACAGTTATGGGGTGATGCTGTTGGAGATTATCTGTTGCAGGAGGAGCCTCGAAATGGAAAGGGAAAATGAAGAAGAGGTGATACTAACTGACTGGGTTTACGATTGCTACACGCAAAGGAGATTAAACAAGATGATCGAGGATGATGAGGAGGCCAGAAATGACATGAAAAGGTTGGAGAGGCTAGTAATGGTGGCAATTTGGTGCATACAAGAGGATCCATCTTTGAGACCCACCATGAAGAAGGTTACACAAATGCTCGAAGGAGTGGTTGATGTATCTGTACCTCCAAGTCCTTCTCCTTTTAGTTCAATTTGCTGA
- the LOC133715838 gene encoding uncharacterized protein LOC133715838 isoform X2, producing MEGGRRISASPRPCSGRRVVAARKRPRIGGVDGFVNSVKKLQRREISSKRDRAFTMSDAQERFRNIRLQEEYDTHDPKGHCAMVLPFLRKRSKIIEIVAARDIVFALAQSGVCAAFSRETNQRICFLNVSPDEVIRSLFYNKNNDSLITVSVYASDNFSSLKCRSTRIEYIRRGKPDAGFALFESESLKWPGFVEFDDVNGKVLTYSAQDSIYKVFDLKNYTMLYSISDKHVQEIKISPGIMLLIFNKASSHVPLKILSIEDGSVLKSFNHLLHRNKKVDFIEQFNEKLLVKQENENLQILDVRNSEMTEVSKSEFMTPSAFIFLYENQLFLTFRNRTVAVWNFRGELVTSFEDHLLWHPDCNTNNIYITSDQDLIISYCKADSDDPLAEGNGSINISNILTGKCLAKIKASKNVENECSCSGDCCGSSCSSKKRAQSSRIRSTVAEALEDITALFYDEERNEIYTGNRLGLVHVWSN from the exons ATGGAAGGGGGGAGGAGGATATCGGCGAGTCCGCGGCCGTGTAGTGGCCGGAGGGTGGTGGCGGCGAGGAAGCGACCCCGTATTGGCGGCGTGGACGGGTTCGTCAACAGCGTTAAGAAGCTTCAGCGACGCGAAATCAGCTCCAAGCGTGACCGTGCTTTCACTATGAGCGATGCCCAGGAGAGGTTTCGGAATATTCGTCTCCAG GAGGAATATGATACCCATGATCCAAAAGGTCATTGTGCCATGGTTCTGCCTTTTCTGCGAAAGAGGTCGAAAATTATTGAAATTGTAGCAGCACGTGACATTGTGTTTGCTCTTGCGCAGTCTGGTGTTTGTGCAGCGTTTAGCCGAG AAACCAATCAGAGGATATGCTTTCTGAATGTCAGTCCCGACGAAGTTATAAGAAGCTTGTTTTATAATAAAAACAATGACTCACTTATCACAGTTTCAGTTTATGCTTCAGACAATTTCAGTTCTTTGAAATGTAGAAGCACAAGGATTGA ATACATACGAAGGGGTAAACCAGATGCTGGCTTTGCTCTTTTTGAGTCTGAGTCACTAAAGTGGCCTGGATTTGTAGAGTTCGATGATGTAAATGGGAAGGTTCTCACTTACTCTGCACAAGATAG TATATACAAGGTGTTTGATCTTAAAAACTATACAATGTTGTACTCCATATCAGATAAACATGTCCAAGAAATTAAGATTAG TCCGGGGATCATGTTGTTAATTTTCAATAAAGCTAGTAGCCATGTTCCTCTCAAGATTCTTTCTATAGAGGATGGTAGTGTTCTCAAATCCTTCAACCATCTACTTCATCGGAATAAGAAGGTAGATTTCATTGAACAGTTCAATGAAAAGCTTCTTGTAAAACAAGAAAATGAGAACCTCCAGATTCTTGAT GTTCGCAATTCTGAGATGACAGAAGTTAGCAAAAGTGAATTCATGACACCATCGGCTTTTATATTTCTGTACGAGAATCAGTTATTTTTAACGTTTCGTAATCGTACTGTGGCTGTTTGGAACTTTCGAGGGGAGCTTGTGACTTCGTTTGAGGATCATCTTTTGTGGCATCCCGACTGCAATACTAATAACATATATATTACTAGTGACCAGGATCTTATTATTTCTTACTGCAAGGCTGATTCTGATGATCCATTAGCTGAAGGAAATG GATCCATCAATATCAGCAACATTTTGACAGGGAAATGCCTTGCTAAAATAAAAGCCAGCAAGAATGTGGAAAATGAATGCAGTTGTAGTGGTGACTGTTGTGGAAGCAGTTGCAGTTCCAAGAAGCGTGCCCAGTCATCCAGAATTAGAAGTACAGTCGCAGAAGCCTTGGAAGATATTACTGCTCTCTTCTACGATGAAGAGCGCAACGAGATCTATACCGGCAATAGGCTCGGTCTAGTTCATGTATGGTCTAATTAA
- the LOC133715838 gene encoding uncharacterized protein LOC133715838 isoform X1 has product MEGGRRISASPRPCSGRRVVAARKRPRIGGVDGFVNSVKKLQRREISSKRDRAFTMSDAQERFRNIRLQEEYDTHDPKGHCAMVLPFLRKRSKIIEIVAARDIVFALAQSGVCAAFSRETNQRICFLNVSPDEVIRSLFYNKNNDSLITVSVYASDNFSSLKCRSTRIEYIRRGKPDAGFALFESESLKWPGFVEFDDVNGKVLTYSAQDSIYKVFDLKNYTMLYSISDKHVQEIKISPGIMLLIFNKASSHVPLKILSIEDGSVLKSFNHLLHRNKKVDFIEQFNEKLLVKQENENLQILDVRNSEMTEVSKSEFMTPSAFIFLYENQLFLTFRNRTVAVWNFRGELVTSFEDHLLWHPDCNTNNIYITSDQDLIISYCKADSDDPLAEGNAGSINISNILTGKCLAKIKASKNVENECSCSGDCCGSSCSSKKRAQSSRIRSTVAEALEDITALFYDEERNEIYTGNRLGLVHVWSN; this is encoded by the exons ATGGAAGGGGGGAGGAGGATATCGGCGAGTCCGCGGCCGTGTAGTGGCCGGAGGGTGGTGGCGGCGAGGAAGCGACCCCGTATTGGCGGCGTGGACGGGTTCGTCAACAGCGTTAAGAAGCTTCAGCGACGCGAAATCAGCTCCAAGCGTGACCGTGCTTTCACTATGAGCGATGCCCAGGAGAGGTTTCGGAATATTCGTCTCCAG GAGGAATATGATACCCATGATCCAAAAGGTCATTGTGCCATGGTTCTGCCTTTTCTGCGAAAGAGGTCGAAAATTATTGAAATTGTAGCAGCACGTGACATTGTGTTTGCTCTTGCGCAGTCTGGTGTTTGTGCAGCGTTTAGCCGAG AAACCAATCAGAGGATATGCTTTCTGAATGTCAGTCCCGACGAAGTTATAAGAAGCTTGTTTTATAATAAAAACAATGACTCACTTATCACAGTTTCAGTTTATGCTTCAGACAATTTCAGTTCTTTGAAATGTAGAAGCACAAGGATTGA ATACATACGAAGGGGTAAACCAGATGCTGGCTTTGCTCTTTTTGAGTCTGAGTCACTAAAGTGGCCTGGATTTGTAGAGTTCGATGATGTAAATGGGAAGGTTCTCACTTACTCTGCACAAGATAG TATATACAAGGTGTTTGATCTTAAAAACTATACAATGTTGTACTCCATATCAGATAAACATGTCCAAGAAATTAAGATTAG TCCGGGGATCATGTTGTTAATTTTCAATAAAGCTAGTAGCCATGTTCCTCTCAAGATTCTTTCTATAGAGGATGGTAGTGTTCTCAAATCCTTCAACCATCTACTTCATCGGAATAAGAAGGTAGATTTCATTGAACAGTTCAATGAAAAGCTTCTTGTAAAACAAGAAAATGAGAACCTCCAGATTCTTGAT GTTCGCAATTCTGAGATGACAGAAGTTAGCAAAAGTGAATTCATGACACCATCGGCTTTTATATTTCTGTACGAGAATCAGTTATTTTTAACGTTTCGTAATCGTACTGTGGCTGTTTGGAACTTTCGAGGGGAGCTTGTGACTTCGTTTGAGGATCATCTTTTGTGGCATCCCGACTGCAATACTAATAACATATATATTACTAGTGACCAGGATCTTATTATTTCTTACTGCAAGGCTGATTCTGATGATCCATTAGCTGAAGGAAATG CAGGATCCATCAATATCAGCAACATTTTGACAGGGAAATGCCTTGCTAAAATAAAAGCCAGCAAGAATGTGGAAAATGAATGCAGTTGTAGTGGTGACTGTTGTGGAAGCAGTTGCAGTTCCAAGAAGCGTGCCCAGTCATCCAGAATTAGAAGTACAGTCGCAGAAGCCTTGGAAGATATTACTGCTCTCTTCTACGATGAAGAGCGCAACGAGATCTATACCGGCAATAGGCTCGGTCTAGTTCATGTATGGTCTAATTAA
- the LOC133715222 gene encoding uncharacterized protein LOC133715222, producing the protein MIIAPKYIELSQKYHDIIFLKLDRDQENKGPSQQNINLEKMINAHATTSQSQQSSRPINAPSNDLENRRCALLNWNNYEEDEVVAEGKISSTNPSTKVHCVPLGRDCWKVWVDVVFDEYQTMEVYRATMDAKQLGEAVGSTLAWPKSSIKMLP; encoded by the exons ATGATTATAGCTCCAAAATATATAGAATTGTCACAGAAATATCACGATATTATATTCTTGAAGCTTGATCGTGACCAAGAAAATAAG GGACCTTCTCAACAGAACATAAACTTAGAGAAAATGATAAATGCACATGCAACTACTTCTCAG TCACAACAATCAAGTAGACCAATCAATGCTCCAAGCAATGATCTTGAAAATAGAAGATGTGCACTTTTGAATTGGAACaattatgaagaagatgaagtggtGGCTGAAGGGAAGATCTCTTCAACAAATCCAAGTACAAAAGTTCATTGTGTGCCTCTTGGACGAGATTGTTGGAAGGTTTGGGTTGACGTGGTGTTTGATGAGTATCAGACTATGGAAGTGTATAGAGCAACCATGGATGCCAAACAACTTGGTGAAGCTGTAGGAAGCACTCTTGCATGGCCCAAAAGCTCCATTAAAATGCTCCCTTAG